A section of the Marinoscillum sp. 108 genome encodes:
- the tig gene encoding trigger factor — MDISLDKINKTEAVIKVNLKADDYQPGVAQKIKEYSKKANIKGFRPGKVPLGMIQKMYGKSILLEELNQLLSEKLNAYLRESDLQFLGEPMPKDDFESIDLDSQEDFEFAYHVGFAEEFELAINDKLKVDKHSIKIDDKVIGETIENLQKQFGELITAEVSEANDTLYGPIKSADGSIHKEISIDLNDVEKASVKKLTGLKAEDSVELDPKKLYTDSHKLHHQLDISHDAFDLLKGKMTFTVKGINRQVPAEVNQELFDKTFGEGTVKDEKEFKEKVKESVGKSFENEEEQYFDYQLKETLIEKAKINLPDEFLKNWLLKTNDQITPEILQDEYATYAKELKWSLIRNKIVKDQDFKVENDEVVEEAKNLIRKQFGQAGLIGQMEDKLEMFAQNYLQAENGDNYMKIYNQVQNNKVFGYLKENITIKDKKVTMDEFRKL, encoded by the coding sequence TTGGACATCTCACTGGATAAAATCAACAAAACTGAAGCGGTAATTAAAGTTAATTTAAAGGCCGATGATTACCAACCTGGTGTAGCGCAAAAGATCAAAGAATATAGCAAGAAGGCCAACATCAAAGGGTTTCGTCCCGGCAAAGTGCCTTTAGGGATGATTCAGAAGATGTATGGCAAGTCTATCTTGTTAGAGGAGTTGAATCAATTGCTCTCTGAAAAGCTTAATGCTTACCTGAGAGAGAGTGATTTGCAGTTTCTCGGAGAGCCCATGCCGAAAGATGATTTCGAATCTATCGATTTGGACAGCCAGGAAGATTTCGAATTTGCTTACCATGTAGGGTTTGCAGAAGAATTTGAGCTCGCTATCAATGACAAATTGAAGGTGGATAAGCACTCTATCAAAATAGACGATAAAGTGATTGGTGAAACCATCGAAAACTTACAGAAGCAATTTGGTGAGTTGATCACTGCTGAAGTTTCTGAAGCGAATGATACCCTCTATGGTCCCATCAAAAGTGCCGATGGCAGCATTCATAAGGAGATAAGCATCGACCTGAATGATGTAGAAAAAGCCTCTGTTAAGAAATTAACAGGTCTGAAAGCAGAAGATTCGGTAGAGCTGGATCCAAAGAAACTCTACACAGACAGTCATAAGCTGCATCATCAGTTGGACATCTCTCATGATGCTTTTGATCTTTTGAAGGGTAAAATGACTTTCACTGTTAAAGGCATTAACCGTCAGGTTCCCGCAGAAGTGAATCAGGAGCTTTTTGACAAGACCTTTGGTGAGGGGACTGTAAAGGATGAAAAGGAATTCAAGGAAAAAGTAAAAGAGTCTGTTGGCAAAAGTTTTGAGAATGAAGAAGAGCAGTATTTCGACTATCAGTTGAAAGAGACGCTCATCGAGAAAGCTAAAATCAACTTGCCTGATGAGTTTTTGAAAAACTGGTTGCTCAAAACCAACGATCAAATTACTCCCGAAATCCTTCAGGATGAGTATGCGACATATGCTAAGGAGCTGAAATGGTCACTGATCAGAAATAAAATTGTAAAAGATCAGGACTTCAAAGTGGAGAACGATGAAGTGGTAGAGGAAGCCAAAAACCTTATCAGAAAGCAATTCGGACAAGCTGGTTTGATCGGGCAGATGGAAGACAAACTGGAAATGTTTGCTCAGAATTATCTACAGGCAGAAAATGGAGATAATTACATGAAGATTTACAACCAGGTACAAAATAATAAGGTGTTTGGTTACCTGAAGGAGAATATCACCATCAAGGACAAGAAAGTCACGATGGATGAATTCAGAAAACTTTAG
- a CDS encoding bifunctional (p)ppGpp synthetase/guanosine-3',5'-bis(diphosphate) 3'-pyrophosphohydrolase — protein sequence MIEVDLEEEKREIIRRYRKLLRHAKPILKSGDARIIKKAFYMSMEAHKDMRRKSGEPYIFHPLEVAQICVSEIGLGTTSIVSALLHDVVEDTEVELADIERGYGKKVASIIDGLTKIAGVFDQGSSQQAENFRKMLLTLSDDVRVILIKLADRLHNMRTLGSMPRDKQLKIANETIYLYAPLAHRLGLYAIKSELEDLYLRYTDGDAYRHIASKINATKDARNKFIRNFIKPIKDELNSQSFQYEIKGRPKSIHSIHNKMKKQNVPFEEVYDLFAVRIIVDTELENEKAACWQAYSIVTDYYQPNPDRLRDWISIPKSNGYESLHTTVMSGRGQWVEVQIRTRRMDEIAEKGYAAHWKYKESKNGDADKGLELWIGKVREILEQNDASAIEFVDDFRSNLFQEEVFAFTPKGDLVTMPNGSTALDFAFDIHTEVGAHCLGAKVNQKLVPLNYVLKNGDQVEILTSKKQKPNEDWLKYVVTSKAKSKIKDSLKEEKKQFVMEGKEVVKRKLKQLKINFTQEALLQLTDHFDVKTPTDLFYLIGKGKIDHSLIKKFNEKKEEEHKYRRVTDPKGMQSQIKKVREKDFDLLLIGEDMDVVDYKFAKCCNPIPGDDVFGFVTVNDGIKIHRTTCPNAAELLSNYGYRVVKAKWTSSQDNSFLAGLRIIGTDRMGLINDVSSIISGELKVNMRSITINTEGGIFEGEIQLYVSDTKHVDQLIGKLEVVPGVVSVTRDN from the coding sequence ATGATTGAAGTTGATTTAGAAGAAGAGAAAAGGGAGATTATTAGGAGGTATCGTAAGCTGCTACGTCATGCCAAGCCGATACTAAAATCTGGGGATGCCAGGATCATCAAGAAAGCCTTCTACATGTCTATGGAGGCGCACAAGGATATGCGCCGTAAGTCCGGTGAGCCCTACATTTTCCATCCTTTAGAGGTGGCCCAGATTTGTGTTAGCGAAATTGGATTGGGCACTACTTCCATTGTTTCGGCATTGCTCCATGATGTGGTGGAGGACACGGAAGTGGAATTGGCGGATATAGAGCGGGGTTATGGTAAAAAAGTTGCCAGTATTATCGACGGGCTGACCAAAATAGCTGGTGTTTTCGATCAGGGGAGCTCTCAACAGGCGGAAAACTTCCGCAAAATGCTCCTGACACTATCGGATGATGTCCGTGTGATTCTGATCAAGCTGGCCGATAGACTCCATAATATGCGTACCCTCGGGAGTATGCCCCGGGATAAGCAGCTCAAAATCGCCAACGAGACTATTTATCTGTATGCCCCACTCGCTCATCGCCTGGGACTATATGCCATTAAGTCAGAACTGGAAGATCTATACCTGAGGTATACAGATGGGGATGCGTACAGACATATCGCATCTAAGATCAATGCGACCAAAGACGCCAGAAATAAGTTTATCAGAAATTTCATCAAGCCCATCAAGGATGAACTTAATAGCCAAAGCTTTCAATATGAGATAAAAGGACGTCCCAAGTCGATTCATAGTATTCATAATAAAATGAAAAAGCAGAATGTGCCTTTTGAGGAAGTGTACGATCTGTTTGCCGTTAGAATCATCGTCGACACTGAATTGGAGAATGAAAAGGCAGCTTGCTGGCAGGCATATTCAATCGTTACGGATTACTATCAGCCCAATCCGGACCGCTTGCGGGATTGGATCAGTATTCCTAAATCCAACGGCTATGAGTCACTTCATACCACAGTGATGAGTGGCAGAGGACAATGGGTGGAAGTGCAGATCCGAACACGGCGAATGGATGAAATTGCCGAAAAGGGCTATGCTGCCCATTGGAAATATAAAGAGAGCAAAAATGGTGACGCTGATAAGGGGCTTGAGCTTTGGATCGGAAAAGTTCGCGAGATTCTTGAGCAGAATGATGCTTCAGCCATAGAGTTCGTTGACGACTTCAGGTCCAACCTCTTTCAGGAAGAAGTATTTGCTTTCACCCCAAAGGGAGACTTGGTCACCATGCCCAATGGCTCCACAGCTTTAGATTTTGCATTTGATATACATACAGAAGTGGGAGCCCATTGTCTGGGCGCCAAAGTGAATCAAAAACTGGTACCTCTCAATTATGTGTTGAAAAATGGTGATCAGGTTGAGATTCTCACCTCTAAAAAGCAAAAACCCAATGAGGATTGGCTGAAGTATGTGGTGACTTCCAAAGCCAAATCTAAAATCAAGGATTCCCTCAAAGAAGAGAAAAAACAGTTTGTAATGGAAGGCAAGGAAGTCGTCAAGCGCAAACTGAAGCAGCTCAAAATCAATTTCACCCAGGAGGCCCTGTTACAGCTAACAGACCATTTTGATGTAAAAACCCCCACAGATCTTTTTTACCTGATAGGTAAGGGAAAGATTGACCATAGCCTCATCAAAAAATTCAACGAGAAGAAAGAAGAAGAGCACAAATACCGGAGGGTTACAGACCCCAAGGGCATGCAGTCTCAGATTAAAAAAGTCAGGGAAAAGGACTTTGATCTATTGTTGATCGGGGAGGATATGGATGTAGTGGACTATAAGTTTGCCAAGTGCTGCAATCCCATCCCGGGTGACGATGTGTTTGGTTTTGTCACGGTCAATGATGGTATCAAAATTCATCGCACTACTTGCCCTAATGCGGCTGAATTACTCTCCAATTACGGCTATAGGGTGGTGAAGGCCAAATGGACCTCTAGTCAGGATAATTCGTTCCTGGCAGGTTTGCGAATAATAGGTACGGATCGTATGGGATTAATCAATGACGTCTCAAGTATTATATCAGGAGAGTTGAAAGTAAATATGAGGTCAATTACGATCAACACCGAAGGAGGCATATTTGAGGGGGAGATTCAATTGTATGTGAGTGACACCAAACATGTGGATCAGCTCATCGGCAAATTGGAAGTGGTACCGGGGGTTGTTTCTGTTACCCGGGACAACTGA